One window of the Panulirus ornatus isolate Po-2019 chromosome 47, ASM3632096v1, whole genome shotgun sequence genome contains the following:
- the LOC139763572 gene encoding histone H4: MTGRGKGGKGLGKGGAKRHRKVLRDNIQGITKPAIRRLARRGGVKRISGLIYEETRGVLKVFLENVIRDAVTYTEHAKRKTVTAMDVVYALKRQGRTLYGFGG; encoded by the coding sequence atGACTGGTCGCGGCAAGGGAGGCAAGGGGCTCGGAAAGGGAGGCGCCAAGCGTCATCGCAAGGTTCTTCGTGACAACATTCAGGGAATCACAAAGCCTGCCATTCGTCGTCTTGCTCGCCGTGGAGGAGTCAAACGTATCTCTGGCCTGATCTATGAAGAAACCCGTGGTGTACTCAAGGTTTTCTTAGAAAACGTCATCCGTGATGCTGTCACCTACACTGAGCACGCCAAGAGGAAAACAGTCACTGCCATGGATGTGGTTTATGCTCTCAAACGCCAGGGCAGAACTCTATACGGATTTGGCGGTTAA